A genomic region of Bactrocera dorsalis isolate Fly_Bdor chromosome 3, ASM2337382v1, whole genome shotgun sequence contains the following coding sequences:
- the LOC125777560 gene encoding uncharacterized protein LOC125777560, giving the protein MRKNYTNNTNEERTNRSGSNSSSNIYATLLGNNAGNAGDVNNPKVQGISPVMEIDPFKRSSRLSRSALKMLSIEKPSRTRSSPPKLQDNTPQTKAVKPPGDNMSELGEEIKKLTEMMRPPQRTINNNLRDLVGNITKTRKSLRGVPKDQGSKTEYPKYARNNGNNAKNISRRKTGEKADSSKTEQNHPWRGTKEG; this is encoded by the coding sequence ATGAGAAAAAACTATACAAACAATACAAACGAAGAACGAACGAACAGAAGTGGCAGCAACAGTAGCAGTAACATTTATGCTACCCTACTGGGAAACAACGCGGGAAACGCAGGAGATGTGAATAATCCAAAAGTGCAAGGAATATCACCAGTAATGGAAATAGATCCATTTAAGCGGTCTTCGCGACTTAGCAGATCTGCCCTAAAGATGCTCAGCATAGAAAAACCATCGCGAACAAGATCATCACCACCAAAGCTGCAAGACAACACGCCGCAAACGAAGGCGGTAAAACCTCCCGGCGACAATATGAGTGAGCTTGGAGAAGAAATTAAGAAGTTGACAGAAATGATGCGCCCACCGCAGCGAACAATCAACAATAATCTTAGGGACCTCGTTGGCAATATAACGAAGACGCGAAAAAGCCTTAGAGGAGTACCAAAAGATCAAGGAAGCAAGACGGAGTATCCTAAATATGCCCGCAACAACGGAAATAACGCCAAAAATATCTCGAGAAGAAAAACAGGCGAAAAGGCAGACTCCTCCAAAACAGAACAAAACCACCCATGGAGAGGAACCAAAGAAGGTTAA